In one Balaenoptera musculus isolate JJ_BM4_2016_0621 chromosome 20, mBalMus1.pri.v3, whole genome shotgun sequence genomic region, the following are encoded:
- the AATK gene encoding serine/threonine-protein kinase LMTK1 isoform X1 — protein MRPQRRLYSTPQVASTPVSTAPRSASSPGRPPCLWWPCPSPGSSPSSPSCWPACAVRRVASGSRSLRMLRGKSTRPTSRHRAPRQQQLRTGPTCMSCHSPRSPCLWPSSPGVQAGNPHGRCRAHTPEVKVQLLKSTDLGRHSLLYLEEIGHGWFGKVFLGEVNSGISSTQVVVKELKASASVQEQMQFLEEAQPYRALQHSNLLQCLAQCAEVTPYLLVMEFCPMGDLKGYLRSCRVAESMAPDPLTLQRMACEVACGVLHLHRNNYVHSDLALRNCLLTADLTVKIGDYGLSHGKYREDYFVTADQLWVPLRWIAPELVDEVHCNLLVVDQTKASNVWSLGVTIWELFELGAQPYPHHSDRQVLAYAVREQQLKLPKPQLQLTLSDRWYEVMQFCWLQPEQRPTAEEVHLLLSYLCAKGATEAEEEFERRWRSLRPGGGGAGPGLGAAGLALGGTGELAATSSFPLLEQFAGDSFHTDGDDVLTVTETSRGLNFEYKWEACRGSEAFPPPEGALSPGRDARLQELCIPDGAPPGVVPVLSAHSPSVGSEYFIRLEDPAPAAGHDPDCAGCAPSTLAATLRPDGSDHDDDSDGSEAASLVMEPLLGHAPPADGPWGHFDYYPRRSHARDLPCTSRSPSPSPETPMLAEPRAEDIDWGVGAFCPPFFEDPLGTSPSGSSGTRPSPGGEELGEAEMPRAAQHRHWSSNVSANNNSGSRAPEFWVPGLSGYTDCCPGVKQALQTVPELGHPLIPEDRREPLLGPKGASSGKKLGRCLGLPHLYPAEGLTPAPCLVTFPWIEAARSGGDSPQAEPRLAEEAEGSAGLQLPLPSIPSPSQEGALLPAEEASTPPTLPASPMPTGSPQPATKPVQALDSDSGSSFPELEAPGSEDEDTTEATSGVFTDLSSDGPQAEKPDVTPAFRSLQKQVGTPDSLDSLDIPSSASDGGSEVFSPLAVGTPGGQPRALDSGYDTENYESPEFVLKEAHEPCEPEAFEELASEGESPGPETRLSASLGGLSGKNPYRDSAYFSDLDTEPEPPLGPKETQGGVPVPGPEPDLESPKSPRLPSAQPSPELGMLGEAQGSGPREVPPLPLPEDSSPQPSACPRGPRLEPPWPQDPAQVPPMPSPGRSKIFLLTPVRPSSGSHRPELQETLALLSGLGLQERTGGPGAPRTPLCLALPAVPAAPEARPEEEEEDSEDSDESDEELRCYSIQEPSEESEEEAPPVPVVVAESQSARNLRSLLKMPNLLSEAFCEDLERKKKAVSFFDDVTVYLFDQESPTRELGEPFPGAKESSPTFPAGSPGSPSTPGRHRRADCSPDSPAAEEGGGFEWDDGLPLTPAQEPAPHVPAAPPKPAKPSPFSRFTVSPAPASRFSITHVSDSDSGSVGGPTAGAGGSCKEA, from the exons GAGTTTGAGAATGCTGAGGGGGAAGAGTACGCGGCCGACTTCTCGGCACAGGGCTCCCCGGCAGCAGCAGCTCAGAACGGGCCCGACGtgtatgtcctgccactcaccGAGGTCTCCCTGCCTATGGCCAAGCAGCCCGGGCGTTCAG GCTGGCAACCCACATGGCAGATGCAGGGCCCACACTCCAGAGGTTAAAG TGCAGCTGCTCAAGTCCACAGATCTGGGCCGGCACAGCCTCCTGTACCTGGAGGAGATTGGCCACGGCTGGTTTGGGAAG GTATTCCTCGGGGAGGTGAACTCGGGCATCAGCAGCACCCAGGTGGTGGTGAAGGAGCTGAAGGCGAGCGCCAGCGTGCAGGAGCAGATGCAGTTCCTGGAGGAGGCGCAGCCCTACAG GGCCCTGCAGCACAGCAACCTGCTCCAGTGCCTGGCCCAGTGCGCCGAGGTGACGCCCTACCTGTTGGTGATGGAGTTCTGCCCGATG GGGGACCTCAAGGGCTACCTGCGGAGCTGTCGGGTGGCAGAGTCCATGGCGCCCGACCCTCTGACCCTGCAGCGCATGGCCTGTGAGGTGGCCTGTGGCGTCCTGCATCTGCATCGCAACAACTATGTGCACAG tGACCTGGCCCTGAGGAACTGCCTGCTCACAGCCGACCTGACGGTGAAGATCGGCGACTATGGCCTGTCTCACGGCAAATACAGG GAGGACTACTTTGTGACGGCTGACCAGCTGTGGGTGCCACTGCGCTGGATCGCGCCTGAGCTGGTGGACGAGGTGCACTGCAATCTGCTGGTGGTGGACCAGACCAAGGCCAGCAACGTGTG GTCCCTGGGCGTGACCATCTGGGAGCTCTTTGAGCTGGGAGCGCAGCCCTATCCCCACCACTCCGACCGGCAGGTGCTGGCCTATGCTGTCCGGGAGCAGCAGCTCAAGCTGCCCAAGCCCCAGCTGCAGCTGACCCTCTCTGACCGCTG GTATGAGGTGATGCAGTTCTGCTGGCTGCAGCCTGAGCAGCGGCCGACGGCCGAGGAAGTGCACCTGCTGCTGTCCTACTTGTGTGCCAAGGGTGCCACCGAGGCGGAGGAGGAGTTTGAGCGGCGCTGGCGCTCACTGCGGCCTGGCGGGGGCGGCGCGGGCCCCGGGCTGGGGGCGGCAGGCCTGGCACTGGGGGGCACGGGCGAGCTTGCGGCCACCTCATCCTTCCCACTGCTGGAGCAGTTTGCTGGCGACAGCTTCCACACGGATGGTGACGACGTGCTGACGGTGACTGAGACGAGCCGTGGCCTCAACTTCGAGTACAAGTGGGAAGCCTGCCGCGGCTCTGAGGCCTTCCCGCCGCCTGAGGGCGCACTGAGTCCGGGCCGAGACGCGCGTCTGCAGGAGCTCTGCATCCCTGACGGCGCTCCCCCAGGCGTGGTGCCGGTGCTCAGCGCTCACAGCCCCTCGGTGGGCAGCGAGTACTTCATCCGCCTGGAAGACCCCGCGCCTGCCGCAGGCCACGACCCCGACTGCGCCGGCTGTGCCCCCAGCACCCTCGCCGCCACCCTGCGCCCCGACGGCAGTGACCACGATGATGACTCTGACGGCAGCGAGGCCGCCTCGCTGGTCATGGAGCCACTGCTGGGCCACGCGCCGCCCGCTGATGGCCCCTGGGGCCACTTCGACTACTACCCACGCAGGAGCCATGCCCGTGACCTGCCTTGCACCTCACGCTCACCCTCACCGTCACCAGAGACCCCAATGCTGGCGGAGCCCAGAGCAGAGGATATTGACTGGGGCGTGGGGGCATTCTGCCCGCCCTTCTTTGAGGACCCGCTGGGCACATCCCCCTCTGGGAGCTCTGGGACCCGACCGTCCCCAGGTGGGGAAGAGCTGGGGGAGGCTGAGATGCCCAGGGCTGCCCAGCACAGACACTGGAGCTCCAATGTATCTGCCAACAACAACAGCGGCAGCCGAGCGCCAGAATTCTGGGTCCCAGGCCTCTCAGGCTACACGGACTGCTGCCCTGGTGTGAAGCAGGCCCTACAGACCGTCCCTGAGCTGGGCCATCCTCTGATCCCAGAGGACCGTAGAGAGCCTCTCCTTGGGCCAAAGGGGGCCTCCTCTGGTAAGAAGCTGGGCCGCTGCCTTGGCCTCCCCCATCTGTATCCTGCTGAGGGCCTGACACCTGCCCCGTGCCTGGTCACATTCCCCTGGATAGAGGCAGCCAGAAGCGGGGGCGACAGcccccaggcagagcccaggcttGCAGAGGAGGCCGAGGGCTCTGCTGGACTCCAgctgccccttccctccatcccatCCCCATCCCAAGAGGGAGCCCTGCTTCCTGCCGAGGAGGCCAGCACCCCGCCCACCCTGCCTGCCTCACCTATGCCCACTGGCAGCCCACAGCCTGCCACCAAGCCAGTCCAGGCCCTGGACAGCGACAGTGGCAGCAGCTTCCCTGAGCTGGAGGCACCAGGCAGTGAAGACGAGGACACGACTGAGGCCACTTCTGGTGTCTTCACTGACTTGTCCAGCGATGGCCCACAGGCTGAGAAACCAGATGTGACACCAGCCTTCCGCTCCCTACAGAAGCAGGTGGGGACCCCCGACTCCCTGGACTCCCTGGACATCCCATCCTCAGCCAGTGATGGCGGCTCTGAGGTCTTCAGCCCATTAGCTGTTGGCACCCCTGGCGGGCAGCCCCGAGCCCTGGACAGCGGCTATGACACGGAGAACTACGAGTCCCCTGAGTTTGTACTCAAGGAGGCGCATGAGCCCTGTGAGCCTGAGGCCTTTGAGGAGCTGGCCTCAGAGGGTGAGAGCCCCGGGCCAGAGACTCGTCTCTCCGCCTCCCTGGGTGGCCTCAGCGGGAAGAATCCCTATCGCGACTCTGCCTACTTCTCAGACCTGGACACGGAGCCAGAGCCCCCCTTGGGCCCCAAGGAGACGCAAGGCGGTGTCCCAGTCCCCGGGCCAGAGCCCGATCTGGAGAGCCCGAAGAGCCCCAGGCTGCCGTCTGCACAGCCCTCCCCTGAGTTGGGGATGCTTGGGGAGGCACAGGGCTCTGGCCCCAGGGAGGTGCCGCCACTGCCACTGCCTGAGGACTCTTCCCCACAGCCAAGCGCCTGCCCCAGGGGCCCCAGGCTGGAGCCTCCCTGGCCCCAAGACCCAGCCCAGGTGCCACCCATGCCCAGCCCCGGGCGCTCTAAGATTTTCCTGCTGACTCCGGTCCGGCCCAGCTCAGGAAGCCACCGCCCCGAGCTCCAGGAGACCCTGGCACTGCTGTCAGGGTTGGGCCTGCAGGAACGGACAGGGGGCCCAGGTGCCCCCAGAACCCCACTCTGCCTGGCCCTGCCGGCAGTCCCCGCGGCTCCAGAGGCGCGGccggaggaggaagaggaggacagCGAAGACAGCGACGAGTCGGACGAGGAGCTCCGCTGCTACAGCATCCAGGAGCCGAGCGAGGAGAGCGAGGAGGAGGCGCCGCCTGTGCCAGTGGTGGTGGCGGAGAGCCAGAGTGCGCGCAACCTGCGCAGCCTGCTTAAGATGCCCAACCTGCTGTCTGAGGCCTTCTGCGAGGACCTGGAGCGCAAGAAGAAAGCCGTGTCCTTCTTCGACGACGTCACCGTCTACCTCTTCGACCAG GAAAGCCCCACCCGGGAGCTCGGGGAGCCCTTCCCCGGCGCCAAGGAGTCGTCCCCCACGTTCCCGGCGGGCAGCCCGGGCTCCCCCAGCACCCCAGGCCGGCATCGGCGGGCTGACTGCTCCCCCGACAGCCCCGCGGCCGAAGAGG GCGGAGGGTTCGAGTGGGACGATGGCCTCCCGCTGACGCCGGCCCAGGAGCCAGCCCCGCACGTCCCTGCTGCGCCCCCCAAGCCCGCCAAGCCCAGTCCCTTCTCTCGCTTCACTGTCTCACCAGCGCCTGCGTCCCGCTTCTCCATCACGCACGTCTCCGACTCGGACTCCGGGTCCGTGGGAG GTCCTACAGCAGGTGCTGGGGGCAGCTGTAAAGAGGCCTGA
- the AATK gene encoding serine/threonine-protein kinase LMTK1 isoform X2, whose protein sequence is MRPQRRLYSTPQVASTPVSTAPRSASSPGRPPCLWWPCPSPGSSPSSPSCWPACAVRRVASGSRSLRMLRGKSTRPTSRHRAPRQQQLRTGPTCMSCHSPRSPCLWPSSPGVQAGNPHGRCRAHTPEVKVQLLKSTDLGRHSLLYLEEIGHGWFGKVFLGEVNSGISSTQVVVKELKASASVQEQMQFLEEAQPYRALQHSNLLQCLAQCAEVTPYLLVMEFCPMGDLKGYLRSCRVAESMAPDPLTLQRMACEVACGVLHLHRNNYVHSDLALRNCLLTADLTVKIGDYGLSHGKYREDYFVTADQLWVPLRWIAPELVDEVHCNLLVVDQTKASNVWSLGVTIWELFELGAQPYPHHSDRQVLAYAVREQQLKLPKPQLQLTLSDRWYEVMQFCWLQPEQRPTAEEVHLLLSYLCAKGATEAEEEFERRWRSLRPGGGGAGPGLGAAGLALGGTGELAATSSFPLLEQFAGDSFHTDGDDVLTVTETSRGLNFEYKWEACRGSEAFPPPEGALSPGRDARLQELCIPDGAPPGVVPVLSAHSPSVGSEYFIRLEDPAPAAGHDPDCAGCAPSTLAATLRPDGSDHDDDSDGSEAASLVMEPLLGHAPPADGPWGHFDYYPRRSHARDLPCTSRSPSPSPETPMLAEPRAEDIDWGVGAFCPPFFEDPLGTSPSGSSGTRPSPGGEELGEAEMPRAAQHRHWSSNVSANNNSGSRAPEFWVPGLSGYTDCCPGVKQALQTVPELGHPLIPEDRREPLLGPKGASSGKKLGRCLGLPHLYPAEGLTPAPCLVTFPWIEAARSGGDSPQAEPRLAEEAEGSAGLQLPLPSIPSPSQEGALLPAEEASTPPTLPASPMPTGSPQPATKPVQALDSDSGSSFPELEAPGSEDEDTTEATSGVFTDLSSDGPQAEKPDVTPAFRSLQKQVGTPDSLDSLDIPSSASDGGSEVFSPLAVGTPGGQPRALDSGYDTENYESPEFVLKEAHEPCEPEAFEELASEGESPGPETRLSASLGGLSGKNPYRDSAYFSDLDTEPEPPLGPKETQGGVPVPGPEPDLESPKSPRLPSAQPSPELGMLGEAQGSGPREVPPLPLPEDSSPQPSACPRGPRLEPPWPQDPAQVPPMPSPGRSKIFLLTPVRPSSGSHRPELQETLALLSGLGLQERTGGPGAPRTPLCLALPAVPAAPEARPEEEEEDSEDSDESDEELRCYSIQEPSEESEEEAPPVPVVVAESQSARNLRSLLKMPNLLSEAFCEDLERKKKAVSFFDDVTVYLFDQESPTRELGEPFPGAKESSPTFPAGSPGSPSTPGRHRRADCSPDSPAAEEGGGFEWDDGLPLTPAQEPAPHVPAAPPKPAKPSPFSRFTVSPAPASRFSITHVSDSDSGSVGVCP, encoded by the exons GAGTTTGAGAATGCTGAGGGGGAAGAGTACGCGGCCGACTTCTCGGCACAGGGCTCCCCGGCAGCAGCAGCTCAGAACGGGCCCGACGtgtatgtcctgccactcaccGAGGTCTCCCTGCCTATGGCCAAGCAGCCCGGGCGTTCAG GCTGGCAACCCACATGGCAGATGCAGGGCCCACACTCCAGAGGTTAAAG TGCAGCTGCTCAAGTCCACAGATCTGGGCCGGCACAGCCTCCTGTACCTGGAGGAGATTGGCCACGGCTGGTTTGGGAAG GTATTCCTCGGGGAGGTGAACTCGGGCATCAGCAGCACCCAGGTGGTGGTGAAGGAGCTGAAGGCGAGCGCCAGCGTGCAGGAGCAGATGCAGTTCCTGGAGGAGGCGCAGCCCTACAG GGCCCTGCAGCACAGCAACCTGCTCCAGTGCCTGGCCCAGTGCGCCGAGGTGACGCCCTACCTGTTGGTGATGGAGTTCTGCCCGATG GGGGACCTCAAGGGCTACCTGCGGAGCTGTCGGGTGGCAGAGTCCATGGCGCCCGACCCTCTGACCCTGCAGCGCATGGCCTGTGAGGTGGCCTGTGGCGTCCTGCATCTGCATCGCAACAACTATGTGCACAG tGACCTGGCCCTGAGGAACTGCCTGCTCACAGCCGACCTGACGGTGAAGATCGGCGACTATGGCCTGTCTCACGGCAAATACAGG GAGGACTACTTTGTGACGGCTGACCAGCTGTGGGTGCCACTGCGCTGGATCGCGCCTGAGCTGGTGGACGAGGTGCACTGCAATCTGCTGGTGGTGGACCAGACCAAGGCCAGCAACGTGTG GTCCCTGGGCGTGACCATCTGGGAGCTCTTTGAGCTGGGAGCGCAGCCCTATCCCCACCACTCCGACCGGCAGGTGCTGGCCTATGCTGTCCGGGAGCAGCAGCTCAAGCTGCCCAAGCCCCAGCTGCAGCTGACCCTCTCTGACCGCTG GTATGAGGTGATGCAGTTCTGCTGGCTGCAGCCTGAGCAGCGGCCGACGGCCGAGGAAGTGCACCTGCTGCTGTCCTACTTGTGTGCCAAGGGTGCCACCGAGGCGGAGGAGGAGTTTGAGCGGCGCTGGCGCTCACTGCGGCCTGGCGGGGGCGGCGCGGGCCCCGGGCTGGGGGCGGCAGGCCTGGCACTGGGGGGCACGGGCGAGCTTGCGGCCACCTCATCCTTCCCACTGCTGGAGCAGTTTGCTGGCGACAGCTTCCACACGGATGGTGACGACGTGCTGACGGTGACTGAGACGAGCCGTGGCCTCAACTTCGAGTACAAGTGGGAAGCCTGCCGCGGCTCTGAGGCCTTCCCGCCGCCTGAGGGCGCACTGAGTCCGGGCCGAGACGCGCGTCTGCAGGAGCTCTGCATCCCTGACGGCGCTCCCCCAGGCGTGGTGCCGGTGCTCAGCGCTCACAGCCCCTCGGTGGGCAGCGAGTACTTCATCCGCCTGGAAGACCCCGCGCCTGCCGCAGGCCACGACCCCGACTGCGCCGGCTGTGCCCCCAGCACCCTCGCCGCCACCCTGCGCCCCGACGGCAGTGACCACGATGATGACTCTGACGGCAGCGAGGCCGCCTCGCTGGTCATGGAGCCACTGCTGGGCCACGCGCCGCCCGCTGATGGCCCCTGGGGCCACTTCGACTACTACCCACGCAGGAGCCATGCCCGTGACCTGCCTTGCACCTCACGCTCACCCTCACCGTCACCAGAGACCCCAATGCTGGCGGAGCCCAGAGCAGAGGATATTGACTGGGGCGTGGGGGCATTCTGCCCGCCCTTCTTTGAGGACCCGCTGGGCACATCCCCCTCTGGGAGCTCTGGGACCCGACCGTCCCCAGGTGGGGAAGAGCTGGGGGAGGCTGAGATGCCCAGGGCTGCCCAGCACAGACACTGGAGCTCCAATGTATCTGCCAACAACAACAGCGGCAGCCGAGCGCCAGAATTCTGGGTCCCAGGCCTCTCAGGCTACACGGACTGCTGCCCTGGTGTGAAGCAGGCCCTACAGACCGTCCCTGAGCTGGGCCATCCTCTGATCCCAGAGGACCGTAGAGAGCCTCTCCTTGGGCCAAAGGGGGCCTCCTCTGGTAAGAAGCTGGGCCGCTGCCTTGGCCTCCCCCATCTGTATCCTGCTGAGGGCCTGACACCTGCCCCGTGCCTGGTCACATTCCCCTGGATAGAGGCAGCCAGAAGCGGGGGCGACAGcccccaggcagagcccaggcttGCAGAGGAGGCCGAGGGCTCTGCTGGACTCCAgctgccccttccctccatcccatCCCCATCCCAAGAGGGAGCCCTGCTTCCTGCCGAGGAGGCCAGCACCCCGCCCACCCTGCCTGCCTCACCTATGCCCACTGGCAGCCCACAGCCTGCCACCAAGCCAGTCCAGGCCCTGGACAGCGACAGTGGCAGCAGCTTCCCTGAGCTGGAGGCACCAGGCAGTGAAGACGAGGACACGACTGAGGCCACTTCTGGTGTCTTCACTGACTTGTCCAGCGATGGCCCACAGGCTGAGAAACCAGATGTGACACCAGCCTTCCGCTCCCTACAGAAGCAGGTGGGGACCCCCGACTCCCTGGACTCCCTGGACATCCCATCCTCAGCCAGTGATGGCGGCTCTGAGGTCTTCAGCCCATTAGCTGTTGGCACCCCTGGCGGGCAGCCCCGAGCCCTGGACAGCGGCTATGACACGGAGAACTACGAGTCCCCTGAGTTTGTACTCAAGGAGGCGCATGAGCCCTGTGAGCCTGAGGCCTTTGAGGAGCTGGCCTCAGAGGGTGAGAGCCCCGGGCCAGAGACTCGTCTCTCCGCCTCCCTGGGTGGCCTCAGCGGGAAGAATCCCTATCGCGACTCTGCCTACTTCTCAGACCTGGACACGGAGCCAGAGCCCCCCTTGGGCCCCAAGGAGACGCAAGGCGGTGTCCCAGTCCCCGGGCCAGAGCCCGATCTGGAGAGCCCGAAGAGCCCCAGGCTGCCGTCTGCACAGCCCTCCCCTGAGTTGGGGATGCTTGGGGAGGCACAGGGCTCTGGCCCCAGGGAGGTGCCGCCACTGCCACTGCCTGAGGACTCTTCCCCACAGCCAAGCGCCTGCCCCAGGGGCCCCAGGCTGGAGCCTCCCTGGCCCCAAGACCCAGCCCAGGTGCCACCCATGCCCAGCCCCGGGCGCTCTAAGATTTTCCTGCTGACTCCGGTCCGGCCCAGCTCAGGAAGCCACCGCCCCGAGCTCCAGGAGACCCTGGCACTGCTGTCAGGGTTGGGCCTGCAGGAACGGACAGGGGGCCCAGGTGCCCCCAGAACCCCACTCTGCCTGGCCCTGCCGGCAGTCCCCGCGGCTCCAGAGGCGCGGccggaggaggaagaggaggacagCGAAGACAGCGACGAGTCGGACGAGGAGCTCCGCTGCTACAGCATCCAGGAGCCGAGCGAGGAGAGCGAGGAGGAGGCGCCGCCTGTGCCAGTGGTGGTGGCGGAGAGCCAGAGTGCGCGCAACCTGCGCAGCCTGCTTAAGATGCCCAACCTGCTGTCTGAGGCCTTCTGCGAGGACCTGGAGCGCAAGAAGAAAGCCGTGTCCTTCTTCGACGACGTCACCGTCTACCTCTTCGACCAG GAAAGCCCCACCCGGGAGCTCGGGGAGCCCTTCCCCGGCGCCAAGGAGTCGTCCCCCACGTTCCCGGCGGGCAGCCCGGGCTCCCCCAGCACCCCAGGCCGGCATCGGCGGGCTGACTGCTCCCCCGACAGCCCCGCGGCCGAAGAGG GCGGAGGGTTCGAGTGGGACGATGGCCTCCCGCTGACGCCGGCCCAGGAGCCAGCCCCGCACGTCCCTGCTGCGCCCCCCAAGCCCGCCAAGCCCAGTCCCTTCTCTCGCTTCACTGTCTCACCAGCGCCTGCGTCCCGCTTCTCCATCACGCACGTCTCCGACTCGGACTCCGGGTCCGTGGGAG TGTGCCCTTAA